The following proteins come from a genomic window of Miscanthus floridulus cultivar M001 chromosome 2, ASM1932011v1, whole genome shotgun sequence:
- the LOC136538095 gene encoding uncharacterized protein yields the protein MASMKLLTLTCILLLSGLVVLGEIGGTLAAPEPCPVVCIQGGYITCDNYPDQELDGCDCECAPKDGINCVLHFLGSGGTFNCPPQA from the exons ATGGCCTCCATGAAGCTGCTCACTCTCACCTGCATCCTCCTCCTCTCCG GGCTCGTCGTGTTGGGTGAGATCGGCGGGACGCTGGCGGCGCCGGAGCCGTGCCCGGTGGTGTGCATCCAGGGCGGGTACATCACCTGCGACAACTACCCCGACCAGGAGCTGGACGGCTGCGACTGCGAGTGCGCGCCCAAGGACGGCATCAACTGCGTGCTCCACTTCCTGGGCTCCGGCGGTACCTTCAACTGCCCGCCGCAGGCATAG
- the LOC136538096 gene encoding endoplasmic reticulum oxidoreductin-1-like, giving the protein MTMNPAPVANGAAVGAGGGTKRRGGRLWYAAAGALLVALLAVAVSYRSFPGIPSSSPGSCGCPAARKYTGIVEDCCCDYETVDAINEEVLHPILQELVKLPFFRYFKVKLWCDCPFWPDDGMCKLRDCSVCECPENEFPEPFRKPYSGLSPDSMMCQEGKPQAAVDKTLDSKVFKGWVETDNPWTSDDETDNNEMTYVNLQLNPERYTGYTGDSARRIWDAVYKENCPKYPSEELCHEKKALYKLISGLHSSISVHIAYDYLLDESTNSWGQNLPLLYDRVLKYPERVQNLYFTYLFVLRAVTKAADYLEQAEYNTGNPEDDLKTESLVKQLLYNSKLRSACPLPFDEAKLWQGENGPGLKQEIQKQFRNISAIMDCVGCEKCRLWGKLQVLGLGTALKILFSVDGDSHLNQPLQLQRNEVIALFNLLNRLSESVKFVHEKGSSIEEVIKERSPSTFQKGASNPNLKLDFL; this is encoded by the exons atGACTATGAACCCCGCTCCGGTGGCGAACGGCGCCGCGGTCGGCGCTGGCGGGGGCACGAAGCGGCGGGGCGGTAGGTTGTGGTACGCGGCCGCCGGTGCCCTCCTCGTGGCCCTCCTCGCCGTGGCCGTGAGCTACCGCAGCTTCCCGGGCATCCCCTCCTCGTCACCAGGAAGCTGCGGCTGCCCT GCTGCGAGGAAGTACACGGGGATTGTGGAGGACTGTTGCTGCGACTATGAGACGGTGGACGCCATCAACGAGGAGGTCCTGCATCCAATCCTACAGGAACTCGTTAAGTTGCCCTTCTTCAGGTACTTCAAG GTTAAATTGTGGTGTGACTGCCCTTTTTGGCCCGATGATGGAATGTGCAAGCTTAGAGATTGTAGTGTCTGTGAGTGCCCGGAGAATGAGTTCCCTGAACCATTCAGGAAACCTTACAGTGGACTTTCTCCAGATAGTATGATGTGCCAAGAAGGAAAACCACAGGCTGCCGTTGATAAAACCCTTGACAGcaaggttttcaaaggatgggttGAAACTGACAATCCTTGGACATCTGATGACGAGACTGATAATA ATGAGATGACTTATGTGAATCTTCAACTGAATCCTGAACGATACACTGGCTATACTGGTGATTCAGCAAGAAGGATATGGGATGCTGTTTACAAAGAGAACTGTCCAAAAT ATCCCTCTGAAGAACTGTGCCATGAGAAGAAGGCATTGTACAAGCTTATTTCAGGGTTGCACTCCTCAATTTCAGTGCATATTGCTTATGATTATCTTCTTGATGAATCTACTAACTCA TGGGGACAAAATCTTCCTTTGTTGTATGACCGTGTCCTGAAATACCCAGAACGTGTCCAGAACCTGTACTTCACCTACCTGTTTGTTCTTCGGGCTGTGACAAAG GCAGCAGATTATCTTGAGCAGGCCGAGTACAATACTGGCAATCCTGAAGACGACTTGAAAACAGAATCTCTTGTGAAGCAATTGCTTTACAATTCCAAGTTAAGATCCGCATGTCCATTGCCTTTTGATGAAGCCAAACTCTGGCAAGGCGAAAATGGTCCTGGGCTAAAGCAAGAGATTCAGAAGCAATTCAGAAACATTAG TGCAATTATGGACTGCGTTGGATGCGAGAAGTGCCGACTGTGGGGAAAGCTCCAAGTTCTTGGTCTTGGAACTGCACTGAAAATTCTTTTCTCTGTTGATGGAGACAGTCATTTGAATCAGCCA TTGCAGCTGCAGCGAAATGAGGTCATTGCATTGTTCAATCTTCTGAATAGGCTCTCAGAGTCTGTCAAATTTGTACATGAAAAAGGATCATCAATTGAAGAAGTCATTAAGGAACGGAGCCCTTCAACTTTTCAAAAGGGTGCTTCCAATCCGAATCTTAAACTG GACTTCCTCTGA